A genomic region of Vibrio ziniensis contains the following coding sequences:
- a CDS encoding DOPA 4,5-dioxygenase family protein gives MTEVKRPINSHRAYHAHVYFEQETLQFATDLCHKAGELYPVTVGRVHQKLVGPHTKWSCQLKFTSRDFDHLITWLDENRKGLSVLVHALSGDELEDHTIYAYWLGEAVPLDLSEFQ, from the coding sequence ATGACTGAGGTTAAGAGACCAATCAACTCGCATCGTGCATACCATGCACATGTGTATTTTGAACAAGAGACATTGCAGTTTGCTACCGATCTTTGCCATAAAGCGGGTGAACTTTATCCAGTAACAGTAGGGAGAGTGCATCAAAAGTTGGTTGGCCCTCATACAAAGTGGAGTTGTCAGTTGAAATTCACTTCGAGGGATTTTGACCACCTTATTACTTGGCTTGATGAAAATCGAAAAGGTTTAAGTGTTTTGGTTCATGCTTTGTCTGGTGATGAACTTGAGGACCATACTATTTACGCTTATTGGCTTGGTGAAGCTGTACCTTTGGATCTATCTGAATTCCAATAG
- a CDS encoding methyl-accepting chemotaxis protein, protein MRNIKIGVLLFGGFTIPVIALLGLVWISITQMGTINNQSTIISTNWLPSVQLIERINTQTADLRNVESVHIISTDAAQIKQADQSIQNIKSEVNETLSAYEKLVSSDEESLMLQEFKKKYDNYLNIQKSLLALSEQNKNQEAKDLFLGTSRDAYRKYSDVLLKLSDLNELSATKASEYGDILYDESISLMMWVVVAVIIIVIFTGVLIAKNLTSSIKQVQDAMTKMADGDLTTRIDHLGKNELGVLAESYNKTASNLSNLTSQLVSVANNVAGSSETLASAMNQADHNSQNMLSQVEQIATALNEMSSTALEMSQNAANAETAANEAITNVEIGNKSLIKSNDISLKIGESITEATKLVNQLKEYSTEIGAVIEVINSISEQTNLLALNAAIEAARAGEAGRGFAVVADEVRSLAAKTQQSTIDIQEIITKLQTQAEKADQFMKSNTKLIDDSQQVANSVQEAFKGITESVNTISDVNSMVATAASEQSSVTEDISSNIALTVDIVNQNVLGIAESTNASRALAQESENQKKLLSVFRV, encoded by the coding sequence ATGCGGAACATTAAAATTGGCGTACTACTTTTTGGTGGCTTCACCATCCCTGTCATTGCTCTATTAGGTCTAGTTTGGATCTCAATCACTCAAATGGGCACAATCAATAACCAATCGACGATCATTTCGACCAATTGGTTGCCTTCTGTTCAGCTCATAGAACGTATTAACACCCAAACAGCAGATCTAAGAAACGTAGAATCAGTGCACATTATCTCTACCGATGCTGCACAGATTAAGCAAGCGGATCAATCAATTCAGAATATTAAATCAGAAGTAAACGAAACGCTGTCAGCCTATGAAAAACTGGTATCCAGCGATGAAGAAAGTCTCATGCTACAAGAGTTCAAGAAGAAATATGACAACTATCTGAACATTCAAAAATCATTGCTGGCGCTGTCGGAACAAAACAAAAATCAAGAAGCTAAAGATCTATTTTTGGGCACTTCACGAGATGCCTACAGAAAATATTCAGACGTGTTATTGAAGCTGTCTGATCTGAATGAACTTTCGGCAACAAAAGCCAGTGAATATGGTGATATTCTCTACGATGAATCCATAAGCTTAATGATGTGGGTTGTTGTAGCCGTGATTATTATCGTTATTTTCACTGGCGTACTAATTGCCAAGAACCTCACTTCATCAATTAAGCAAGTACAGGATGCCATGACCAAAATGGCTGATGGCGATCTAACAACTCGTATCGACCATTTAGGCAAAAATGAATTAGGCGTACTTGCCGAAAGCTACAATAAAACCGCATCCAATCTGTCTAACTTAACCAGTCAGCTTGTTTCGGTTGCCAATAACGTTGCAGGCTCTTCGGAAACATTGGCCTCTGCCATGAATCAGGCCGACCACAACTCTCAAAATATGCTCTCCCAAGTAGAGCAAATTGCTACAGCTTTGAACGAAATGTCGAGCACTGCATTGGAAATGAGCCAAAACGCAGCCAACGCTGAAACAGCGGCAAATGAAGCCATTACCAACGTTGAAATCGGCAACAAATCGCTGATTAAGTCCAATGACATCTCGCTAAAAATTGGAGAATCCATAACCGAAGCAACGAAGTTGGTGAACCAGTTAAAAGAGTATTCAACTGAAATCGGTGCGGTGATCGAAGTCATCAACAGCATTTCTGAACAAACAAATCTTCTGGCACTTAATGCAGCAATCGAAGCGGCGCGTGCTGGTGAAGCTGGTCGAGGGTTTGCGGTTGTTGCGGACGAAGTTCGTTCATTAGCCGCGAAAACTCAGCAATCAACCATCGATATCCAAGAGATCATTACCAAGCTTCAGACCCAAGCAGAAAAAGCTGACCAGTTCATGAAATCAAACACTAAGTTGATTGACGACTCTCAACAAGTAGCCAATAGCGTTCAGGAAGCGTTCAAAGGAATTACTGAATCTGTAAATACAATCTCTGACGTAAACTCAATGGTCGCTACAGCGGCTAGCGAGCAATCGAGTGTCACTGAAGACATATCTTCAAACATTGCATTGACTGTCGATATTGTTAACCAGAATGTGTTGGGTATCGCGGAAAGCACTAATGCTAGCCGAGCACTAGCACAAGAATCTGAGAATCAGAAAAAACTACTGAGTGTGTTTCGCGTTTAA
- a CDS encoding MFS transporter translates to MYNKNNEFNKQALVFMVLGVIYFFLFSGLQNDHMNVLTPYLLKTKGWTDLQITNPATAGAVMATAVYLIGGIAFLKIGIKKVLVVCLCLMGLSAIGIGVSGDNYLLYCISLFVLRVIGVPIQLGAFALCANWFVKYRGRVMGVITTGAPIFSIGGIALLTEMVEQLGLQAYAVVGVGVLLVALATLFGVADKPESMGLFPDGSDKAPISATDEIINIPFKEFIRDINAWKIMIAFGTLQFAIICMMTYMAVRFISLSTPEDIPNLFVSKALIWLSVGAISGIPMSFVLGWIDDKFGTIKASIVLTITYLFAVIPLMIMPMGGSEFLMAVWAFGVACMTGGLLTLDPCITSYVYGRQKYMSANKWKFTIQSIPAAFAMAFMATFNQNGDLTTAYAVILCLLILPLGIFISMLGLKDANEADRAYAKTNISEQEGLCLK, encoded by the coding sequence ATGTATAACAAGAATAATGAGTTTAACAAGCAAGCTCTGGTCTTTATGGTCTTAGGCGTGATTTATTTCTTTTTGTTTTCAGGTTTGCAAAATGACCATATGAACGTCTTAACACCTTATTTGCTTAAGACAAAAGGTTGGACAGATTTACAAATTACTAATCCAGCAACAGCAGGGGCTGTAATGGCTACTGCGGTCTATCTTATAGGCGGTATCGCCTTTTTAAAAATAGGCATCAAAAAAGTACTCGTTGTCTGTTTGTGTCTTATGGGACTATCCGCTATTGGCATAGGTGTATCCGGTGACAACTATCTGCTTTACTGTATCAGTCTCTTTGTACTTCGCGTCATTGGTGTCCCTATCCAGTTGGGGGCATTTGCTCTTTGTGCCAATTGGTTCGTTAAATACAGAGGGCGTGTAATGGGGGTGATTACCACGGGAGCTCCTATATTTTCTATAGGTGGGATAGCGCTATTAACAGAGATGGTTGAACAACTGGGCTTACAAGCTTATGCGGTCGTCGGAGTGGGGGTTCTTCTCGTTGCTTTAGCAACTCTGTTTGGCGTAGCAGATAAACCGGAATCGATGGGTTTGTTTCCCGATGGCTCTGACAAAGCGCCGATTTCTGCTACCGATGAAATCATTAACATTCCGTTTAAAGAATTTATACGCGATATCAATGCGTGGAAAATTATGATTGCTTTCGGCACGTTGCAGTTCGCCATTATCTGCATGATGACCTACATGGCCGTGCGTTTCATTTCGTTAAGCACACCAGAAGACATCCCCAATTTATTTGTGAGCAAAGCGCTAATTTGGCTGTCTGTGGGGGCAATCAGCGGTATTCCTATGAGTTTCGTTCTTGGATGGATTGACGATAAGTTTGGCACCATCAAAGCAAGCATCGTTCTAACTATTACTTATTTATTCGCCGTTATTCCTTTGATGATCATGCCGATGGGAGGCAGTGAGTTTCTCATGGCGGTATGGGCTTTCGGCGTTGCGTGCATGACTGGCGGATTACTTACTTTGGACCCATGTATTACTTCTTATGTATACGGTCGTCAAAAATACATGTCTGCCAACAAGTGGAAATTCACCATTCAGTCGATCCCTGCCGCTTTTGCTATGGCGTTTATGGCAACATTTAATCAGAACGGAGACCTAACGACTGCTTATGCCGTTATTCTATGCCTGTTGATCCTTCCTTTAGGCATATTTATTTCTATGCTTGGGCTGAAAGATGCGAATGAAGCAGATAGAGCTTATGCGAAAACCAATATTTCTGAACAGGAAGGGCTTTGTTTAAAGTAA
- a CDS encoding SphA family protein: protein MKIREAKDKQVMSTLNANWKCGLAVGLFLSSVCFTAGAAEGISPLQPGATTGNPAGALPPPGVYLSVDANYEWGNLQDGSANDRTEPKIKIANVSSVANLTYVPGWEVLGASYAMSVAQPYKWADTEVTVGGSSTTITDDGNVNTVFVPAILSWNLGEGLFLGTGFAFYLDNGADGIGNNYYTFEPNVAISYLNNGWNLTANNIFDFNTKNKDNDYQTGNFYYLDLTATKSVDKWTYGFIGNYTQQFTDDKQNGTTLAAIDGVRSEGNRAQHVLAGGMLGYNFGSFSLNTRLLYSLRAENDADVSFIHVGLSMPL, encoded by the coding sequence ATGAAAATACGTGAAGCAAAAGATAAACAAGTTATGTCCACTCTAAACGCTAACTGGAAATGTGGATTGGCGGTCGGTTTATTTCTAAGCAGTGTATGTTTTACTGCTGGCGCAGCAGAAGGCATTAGCCCACTTCAACCTGGTGCAACAACAGGCAATCCCGCGGGTGCTTTGCCGCCTCCTGGTGTATACCTTTCAGTCGACGCAAACTACGAGTGGGGTAACCTTCAAGATGGTTCTGCCAATGACAGGACTGAACCAAAGATCAAAATTGCGAATGTCAGTTCGGTTGCTAACTTGACGTATGTACCAGGTTGGGAGGTGTTAGGAGCAAGCTATGCGATGTCTGTTGCTCAGCCATACAAATGGGCAGACACCGAGGTAACGGTTGGTGGTTCATCTACAACTATTACTGATGACGGTAATGTGAACACCGTATTCGTACCTGCTATTTTGTCTTGGAATCTAGGCGAAGGCTTGTTCTTAGGAACTGGATTTGCTTTCTATTTGGATAATGGAGCCGATGGGATTGGCAATAATTACTACACCTTTGAACCTAATGTTGCTATCTCATATCTGAATAATGGCTGGAACCTTACTGCTAACAACATTTTTGACTTTAATACCAAAAATAAAGACAACGATTATCAGACAGGTAATTTCTACTATTTGGATCTAACCGCGACAAAAAGCGTGGATAAATGGACCTATGGCTTTATTGGTAACTACACACAACAGTTTACTGATGACAAACAGAATGGCACAACTCTAGCGGCTATTGATGGAGTGCGAAGCGAAGGTAATCGTGCGCAGCATGTTTTAGCAGGCGGTATGTTGGGTTATAACTTCGGTTCATTTTCGTTGAACACTCGTTTGCTTTATTCATTACGTGCTGAAAATGACGCGGATGTCTCATTTATCCACGTCGGTCTTAGCATGCCACTGTAA
- a CDS encoding MFS transporter gives MNNDITVGKQDVSDLSVPSEMTRGFGARGWTIIVFQAIMFWLAAGAVTHGLNVMLPALSKTFNLDYNALLALATPASWVSILGAPFAAWLMEKKGAKFNIVFSLLACGLCFGLLGHWGTLTGFTILFSGVCLFGTAFAYIGGTALMASWFVRQNGMALGWCTLGQTFSSCLFVPALATSFAVFGVQYGFWGIAIPMFIMAVLVLLFVKNKPEDVGMAPDNMPLSSKLNTRIEVDEESSNISMKTLLGMKDIWLMGVATGAIYIMLVGVVSQIVPRLMAMGYELQTAIFYMSASALFGIIGAYVWGKLNEKMGVKTALLIYTAWWMVSIVLNLYATNEYLLWASLFMIGVSLPGATNLSTALVATKFPRKLYIRAIAIVHPIQSVIRCLAFSILAFGLAYLGGYPGAYSLLVGVGVITLILLWLIDTTPVDEATLTKK, from the coding sequence ATGAATAATGATATTACGGTCGGGAAACAGGATGTGAGTGATCTTTCTGTTCCCAGTGAAATGACAAGAGGTTTTGGCGCACGCGGTTGGACCATTATTGTCTTTCAAGCAATTATGTTCTGGCTTGCCGCTGGTGCTGTTACCCACGGCCTAAACGTCATGCTTCCTGCTTTATCAAAAACGTTTAATCTTGACTACAATGCGCTACTGGCACTTGCTACTCCGGCTTCATGGGTATCGATTCTAGGTGCGCCATTCGCTGCTTGGTTGATGGAGAAAAAAGGCGCCAAATTCAATATTGTTTTTTCTCTACTTGCCTGCGGTCTGTGTTTTGGATTGCTTGGTCATTGGGGCACATTAACCGGATTTACAATCTTGTTTTCAGGTGTCTGTCTGTTCGGTACGGCATTTGCCTACATTGGTGGTACAGCGTTAATGGCTAGCTGGTTTGTTCGTCAAAATGGTATGGCTCTAGGCTGGTGTACACTTGGTCAAACTTTCTCAAGCTGTCTTTTTGTTCCTGCACTGGCGACGTCATTTGCGGTTTTTGGCGTTCAATATGGGTTCTGGGGTATAGCGATTCCCATGTTTATCATGGCTGTTCTTGTTCTGTTGTTTGTTAAGAACAAACCTGAAGATGTCGGTATGGCACCCGATAATATGCCTTTATCTTCGAAACTTAATACGAGAATAGAAGTGGACGAAGAGTCCAGCAATATCAGCATGAAAACCTTGCTAGGAATGAAAGACATCTGGTTGATGGGTGTTGCTACAGGTGCCATTTATATCATGCTCGTTGGTGTTGTAAGCCAAATCGTTCCTCGTCTAATGGCGATGGGATACGAGTTACAAACAGCGATTTTCTATATGTCGGCATCTGCTTTGTTTGGCATTATTGGCGCGTACGTTTGGGGCAAACTCAACGAAAAGATGGGTGTTAAGACGGCACTCTTGATCTATACCGCTTGGTGGATGGTTTCAATTGTTCTAAATCTCTACGCTACGAATGAATACCTATTATGGGCTTCTTTGTTCATGATTGGGGTCAGTCTACCTGGTGCAACAAATTTAAGTACTGCCTTAGTTGCGACTAAGTTTCCACGCAAACTTTATATTCGCGCAATTGCAATTGTTCATCCAATTCAGTCCGTAATCCGCTGTTTAGCGTTCTCAATTCTTGCCTTTGGTTTGGCTTATCTCGGCGGCTATCCCGGTGCCTATTCACTATTAGTTGGTGTAGGCGTTATCACACTGATTTTGCTCTGGCTTATTGATACCACACCGGTTGACGAAGCAACACTGACTAAAAAATAA
- a CDS encoding CoA-transferase, producing the protein MEARDRIAKRAAEYFKPGDVVNLGIGIPSLCCDYAADGVMFHTENGLIGVGEVAKGIYATESFSNATAMRFLPVIGASVFDSSDSFGLVRSGRLAATVLGALQVAENGDLANWASPGRLFGMGGAMDLVNGARKTIIAMELTTRKGEPKILKECSFPLTGKQCVDHIVTEQCVIDVTSDGLMLVEILEGLTPEDIQRQIEPRLLVSDELVVMKA; encoded by the coding sequence ATGGAAGCTCGCGATAGAATTGCAAAACGTGCTGCTGAATATTTCAAACCCGGAGATGTAGTTAATTTGGGTATCGGAATTCCGAGTCTCTGCTGTGATTATGCTGCCGATGGAGTGATGTTCCATACGGAAAATGGATTGATCGGTGTTGGGGAAGTCGCCAAAGGTATTTACGCAACAGAATCATTTTCCAATGCTACGGCAATGCGATTTCTGCCCGTCATTGGAGCAAGTGTGTTCGACAGTTCAGATTCATTTGGTCTAGTAAGAAGTGGACGTCTTGCTGCCACCGTGCTTGGTGCTCTTCAGGTCGCTGAGAATGGCGACTTAGCCAACTGGGCTTCTCCCGGCCGCTTATTTGGCATGGGTGGAGCGATGGACTTGGTTAATGGTGCCCGTAAAACGATCATTGCTATGGAACTGACTACTCGAAAAGGCGAACCCAAAATCCTGAAAGAGTGCTCTTTCCCACTAACGGGTAAGCAGTGTGTTGATCATATCGTTACCGAACAATGTGTCATTGACGTTACCAGCGACGGTTTGATGTTGGTTGAAATATTGGAAGGTTTAACTCCCGAAGATATCCAGCGACAAATAGAACCCAGACTCTTGGTATCTGATGAGCTGGTTGTTATGAAAGCATAA
- a CDS encoding CoA transferase subunit A has protein sequence MHNKFAVKDEIVRLFKDGQRIMIGGFANHGVPNNLIQCIIESGARHLTLISNDTGDADLTIGRLVHEGLIDKVICSHIGRNTETVALVAEGKIEVELVPQGSFAERIRCGGSGLGGVLTKTGLGTMVEEGKEIITVNGEEYLLETPLRADIGLVRARSADPMGNLTYRGTSRNFNSLIAKACDLTLVDADLHVEIGEIVPDSVVTPGVFVDKILVNKE, from the coding sequence ATGCACAACAAGTTTGCAGTCAAAGATGAAATTGTTCGCCTGTTTAAAGATGGGCAACGCATCATGATTGGTGGTTTTGCCAATCATGGTGTTCCGAATAATCTCATTCAGTGCATCATCGAAAGTGGTGCGCGCCATTTAACTTTAATCTCCAACGACACCGGTGATGCGGATCTAACGATTGGACGTCTGGTCCATGAAGGCCTGATCGATAAAGTTATCTGCTCTCATATTGGTCGTAACACCGAAACTGTTGCCTTGGTTGCTGAAGGCAAAATAGAGGTCGAGCTCGTTCCTCAAGGTTCTTTTGCTGAGCGCATTCGCTGTGGTGGCTCAGGATTGGGTGGCGTCCTAACTAAAACGGGTCTCGGCACCATGGTTGAAGAAGGCAAAGAAATTATCACTGTGAATGGTGAAGAGTATTTGCTGGAAACGCCACTTCGGGCTGATATCGGTTTAGTAAGAGCACGTAGCGCAGATCCTATGGGGAACCTCACTTACCGTGGAACGTCGAGAAACTTCAATTCACTGATTGCCAAAGCATGTGACTTAACCTTAGTCGACGCAGATCTTCATGTCGAAATTGGTGAAATTGTTCCTGATAGCGTGGTTACACCGGGCGTGTTTGTCGACAAGATTCTGGTTAATAAGGAGTAA
- a CDS encoding thiolase family protein: MKEAVIVSAARTPVGRCRGILAPVPAHQLGAAAVKEAVKRANIDPETIDDVIFGNLMNTEINNMGRMVALEAGLPISVPGITLDRQCAASLNAIAYGAIQIMAGFANTIVAGGVESDSRRNWVMSKADTPYSVEPPQWVVIHTAPDDIGNVPMGITAENIAQRYDFTREQLDEFSVRSHRLASQAWASGKFEEQIVPITYKTRKGDVVVDKDEIFREDCSMDTLGGLKPCFIKDSGVVTAGNSSPMSDGAGAVVLMERSLAEEQGLPILAVFRGYAATGIDPNYMGLGPISAVKKLLKQTNLTVDDIDLWELNEAFASQALACIQDIGMDINKVNPNGGAIALGHPLAGTGAILATKAVYDMQERQLDNAVISFCVGGGQGVAVLLTRE; this comes from the coding sequence ATGAAAGAAGCAGTAATTGTATCGGCGGCAAGAACGCCGGTTGGACGCTGTCGCGGAATTTTAGCACCGGTTCCTGCCCATCAATTGGGGGCTGCTGCAGTAAAAGAAGCCGTTAAACGCGCCAACATCGACCCCGAAACCATCGATGATGTGATCTTCGGAAATTTAATGAATACAGAAATCAACAATATGGGACGTATGGTAGCTCTTGAAGCGGGTCTGCCGATTTCAGTTCCTGGTATCACCCTTGACCGTCAATGTGCAGCGTCACTAAATGCAATCGCATACGGTGCGATCCAGATTATGGCGGGTTTTGCTAACACTATTGTTGCAGGTGGTGTAGAGAGCGATTCACGTCGTAACTGGGTAATGAGTAAAGCGGACACACCTTACTCCGTTGAACCTCCGCAATGGGTAGTGATCCACACTGCGCCAGACGACATTGGGAATGTACCTATGGGTATTACCGCGGAAAATATTGCTCAGCGATACGATTTTACCCGCGAACAACTTGATGAGTTCTCTGTTCGCAGCCATCGATTAGCTTCACAAGCTTGGGCTTCTGGAAAGTTCGAAGAACAGATCGTTCCAATTACTTACAAGACTCGTAAAGGTGACGTGGTTGTCGATAAAGATGAAATATTCCGTGAAGACTGCTCGATGGACACCTTGGGTGGACTTAAACCCTGCTTTATCAAAGACAGCGGAGTAGTTACTGCAGGTAACAGCTCTCCTATGAGTGACGGAGCGGGTGCTGTTGTGTTGATGGAACGTTCATTGGCAGAAGAGCAAGGACTTCCAATTTTGGCCGTTTTTCGTGGCTATGCTGCAACGGGTATCGATCCAAACTACATGGGACTTGGACCTATCTCAGCGGTTAAAAAGTTACTAAAACAGACCAATTTGACTGTTGATGACATTGACCTTTGGGAACTGAACGAAGCGTTTGCATCTCAAGCATTAGCATGCATTCAAGATATCGGAATGGATATCAACAAGGTCAATCCGAATGGTGGTGCGATTGCACTAGGTCATCCGTTAGCGGGAACGGGCGCTATTTTGGCCACCAAAGCCGTTTATGACATGCAAGAAAGACAATTGGACAACGCGGTTATTAGTTTCTGTGTTGGCGGCGGCCAAGGGGTTGCTGTCTTACTAACGAGGGAATAG
- a CDS encoding 3-keto-5-aminohexanoate cleavage protein: MSMGNEVIISAALTGAVTPKEMNEHIPLTPAEIAEDAYKCWKAGASVVHLHMRDDQGLGTMDKNKFAETIRLIREYKDCDVIINCTTSGDHRATDAERMAHVGSLQGIEMASFDAGSFNWMPGGVFMNSPQFLNDLGEVLTGRGIKPEIEIFDSGMLGVADYYVKQEKLKAPLHYQFCLGVPGAMPATVENLLYLVNQIPAGSTWSAFGIGKHHIPIMYAALALGGNIRVGLEDNVYFSKGVPATNVGLVERAVKAIELAGKTVAKPAVARQILGIAPL, translated from the coding sequence ATGAGTATGGGTAATGAAGTAATCATTTCTGCAGCACTGACTGGTGCTGTCACACCTAAAGAAATGAACGAACATATTCCTTTGACTCCGGCAGAAATCGCAGAAGATGCGTATAAGTGCTGGAAGGCAGGGGCATCTGTGGTGCATTTGCATATGAGAGACGATCAAGGTCTCGGCACCATGGACAAAAACAAATTCGCGGAGACGATTCGTTTAATTCGCGAATACAAAGACTGTGATGTGATTATTAACTGCACAACATCTGGTGATCATCGTGCTACTGATGCAGAGCGCATGGCTCATGTCGGTTCGCTTCAAGGCATTGAAATGGCTTCTTTCGATGCTGGTTCATTTAACTGGATGCCTGGTGGAGTGTTCATGAACTCGCCACAATTCTTAAACGATCTCGGTGAAGTACTTACCGGCCGTGGTATCAAACCAGAAATTGAAATCTTTGATAGCGGCATGCTTGGCGTGGCGGACTACTATGTCAAACAAGAGAAATTGAAAGCGCCACTTCACTATCAATTCTGTCTAGGTGTACCCGGAGCAATGCCTGCTACCGTGGAGAATCTACTCTATTTGGTTAACCAAATACCAGCGGGTTCTACTTGGTCTGCGTTCGGTATTGGCAAGCACCACATTCCAATCATGTACGCAGCTTTGGCGTTAGGCGGCAACATTCGCGTGGGGTTGGAAGACAACGTTTACTTCAGTAAAGGTGTACCCGCGACTAACGTTGGCTTAGTTGAACGTGCCGTAAAAGCCATTGAATTAGCGGGCAAAACAGTCGCGAAACCTGCAGTAGCCAGACAAATATTGGGCATCGCACCTTTGTAA
- a CDS encoding enoyl-CoA hydratase/isomerase family protein: protein MSIKANYPNDAGTRKFMSHEELGTIPHMPFEEYKEKCKHFLTMKRENGILEARLHTNGDSLQWCAQAHQGLHYFFDWAGRDPDNEVIILGGTGKDLFKGIGRVGPDGEWLPATEFASAPEEAWKMYEYQYLDGTKDIEGQVFDIQVPTIGVWNGAAFHTDLVLFSDITLCTEDAWTTEMHFRTNMVPGDGIQIAWRELMGRKRYAYAELTGEIITARKALELGMVNEICDDTEAAYARAQEIAELIIRTGSRVTRRLTVQQLRKPWKEDISNELRNAFSTEMFNTATEHSPHEITFWQDAHHEAELVMAAEREGKVVRPRIGGGQAEKLIK from the coding sequence ATGTCCATTAAGGCCAATTATCCAAACGATGCCGGTACTCGTAAATTTATGTCTCACGAAGAGCTAGGTACTATTCCACATATGCCTTTCGAAGAATATAAAGAAAAATGTAAACACTTTTTAACGATGAAACGTGAAAACGGTATTTTGGAAGCACGTCTTCACACCAACGGTGACAGCCTACAATGGTGTGCACAGGCACACCAAGGTCTTCATTACTTCTTCGACTGGGCTGGTCGTGATCCAGATAACGAAGTCATTATCCTAGGCGGTACTGGTAAAGATTTGTTCAAAGGTATCGGCCGTGTTGGTCCAGACGGTGAATGGCTACCTGCTACTGAGTTTGCTTCAGCACCAGAAGAAGCGTGGAAAATGTATGAATACCAATATCTAGATGGTACTAAAGATATCGAAGGCCAAGTGTTTGATATTCAAGTACCTACCATCGGCGTATGGAATGGTGCAGCTTTCCACACAGACCTTGTTCTTTTCAGCGATATCACCCTATGTACTGAAGATGCATGGACAACAGAAATGCACTTTAGAACTAACATGGTGCCTGGCGACGGTATCCAAATCGCATGGCGTGAACTGATGGGACGTAAACGTTACGCATACGCAGAATTAACTGGCGAAATCATCACTGCTCGCAAAGCGCTTGAATTGGGCATGGTTAACGAAATCTGTGATGACACAGAAGCTGCTTATGCTCGAGCACAAGAAATCGCAGAGTTGATTATCCGCACAGGTTCTCGTGTAACTCGTCGTCTGACTGTTCAACAGCTTCGTAAACCATGGAAAGAAGATATTTCGAACGAACTTCGTAACGCATTCTCAACTGAAATGTTCAACACAGCGACTGAACACTCACCACACGAAATTACATTCTGGCAAGACGCTCACCATGAAGCTGAGCTAGTGATGGCTGCTGAGCGCGAAGGCAAAGTTGTTCGCCCACGTATCGGTGGTGGTCAGGCTGAGAAACTAATCAAGTAA